In Corynebacterium endometrii, one DNA window encodes the following:
- a CDS encoding MBL fold metallo-hydrolase, which produces MESSIITLGTAGGPRVWTPADGAEPRCGIATAVVVGDRWYLVDCGQSVYRQIMKAGLNINNLGGIFITHLHSDHTIDLVNVLALSFPNFTRPLPQVPVYGPGNRGALPPVSPRATENVEPVFADDPTPGMKQIVDYTLRSHATDINDRVLDNLRPNPLEIWRGVDIELPEDCGFDANDNPHPDMAPFVIHEDDWVTVTATLVVHPPIAPSFAFRFDTRDGKSVVISGDTRHSENLTRLSEGSDVLLHEAIDVDWIYRFNDVNTEMGRAAIDHHKKSHTLPEDAGRVAADASVGTLALHHLVPGTSPNQVWERATSTYSGKLLIPNDMDIIPL; this is translated from the coding sequence ATGGAGTCTTCTATCATCACGCTGGGCACGGCAGGCGGCCCACGCGTGTGGACCCCCGCGGATGGGGCGGAGCCGCGCTGCGGAATCGCCACCGCGGTGGTGGTCGGTGACCGCTGGTACTTGGTCGATTGCGGCCAATCGGTCTACCGCCAGATCATGAAGGCCGGGCTCAACATCAACAACCTCGGCGGCATCTTCATCACTCACCTGCATTCTGATCACACGATTGACCTGGTCAACGTCTTGGCCCTCTCCTTCCCCAATTTCACCCGCCCGCTTCCGCAGGTGCCGGTCTACGGTCCGGGCAATCGCGGGGCGCTGCCACCGGTTTCCCCGCGCGCCACCGAGAACGTGGAACCGGTATTCGCGGATGACCCCACCCCGGGTATGAAGCAAATCGTTGATTACACGCTGCGCTCGCATGCCACGGACATCAACGACCGAGTGCTCGATAATCTGCGGCCCAACCCGCTGGAAATCTGGCGCGGCGTGGACATTGAGCTACCGGAGGATTGCGGCTTCGACGCAAATGACAATCCGCACCCGGACATGGCCCCCTTCGTGATCCACGAGGATGACTGGGTTACCGTCACCGCCACGCTGGTGGTTCACCCGCCCATTGCCCCGTCCTTCGCCTTCCGGTTTGATACTCGCGATGGCAAGTCCGTGGTGATCTCCGGCGATACCCGCCACAGCGAGAACCTCACTCGTCTTTCCGAGGGCTCGGACGTGCTCCTGCACGAGGCTATTGACGTGGATTGGATTTACCGGTTCAACGATGTCAACACCGAGATGGGCCGCGCAGCGATCGACCACCATAAAAAATCACACACGCTGCCAGAGGATGCGGGGCGCGTTGCCGCAGACGCCTCCGTGGGCACCCTCGCCCTCCACCACCTGGTTCCGGGTACCTCGCCGAACCAAGT
- a CDS encoding helix-turn-helix domain-containing protein has product MGNNITLRQLEYFVAVAEHGSIAAAAEVVHVSAVAVGAALTELERSFPYPFWCASAQRGCSLRTRGGPRWFRRATFFGG; this is encoded by the coding sequence ATGGGTAACAACATCACGCTGCGCCAGCTCGAATATTTCGTAGCGGTAGCAGAGCACGGGTCTATTGCCGCGGCCGCCGAGGTTGTCCATGTCTCTGCGGTCGCGGTAGGAGCGGCGCTAACGGAATTAGAACGCAGTTTTCCGTACCCCTTCTGGTGCGCGAGCGCTCAAAGGGGGTGCAGCTTACGGACGAGGGGCGGGCCGCGCTGGTTCAGGCGCGCGACATTCTTCGGCGGGTGA
- a CDS encoding LysR substrate-binding domain-containing protein — protein MQLTDEGRAALVQARDILRRVTTLPALAGFHAQRPTTLRLGIFGASSALVLPAVARYFAELTPPVPVEFKDGSLDELAELMNQGELDVVVGFLNQLAPGLKALPIMHVTPGLIVPPGHPLAQRSRIRLADLADEKLVLLRLEPAYTIIKRLLDSRGVGHTVRAAYRSVENIKSAVAAGQAVGLLYSIGPDLRNAEGQPLSVIAIEDLELDNALSIMIPDFMEPAPVLDNLAEAVRTITLGSPHTRLVDPSEYQWVRRPLE, from the coding sequence GTGCAGCTTACGGACGAGGGGCGGGCCGCGCTGGTTCAGGCGCGCGACATTCTTCGGCGGGTGACCACGCTGCCGGCCCTCGCCGGGTTCCATGCCCAACGGCCCACGACGCTACGTTTGGGCATCTTTGGGGCCTCGTCCGCCCTCGTGTTGCCCGCGGTGGCCCGCTATTTCGCTGAATTGACGCCGCCCGTCCCGGTGGAGTTCAAGGATGGCTCCCTGGACGAGCTTGCCGAACTGATGAACCAAGGCGAACTGGACGTCGTGGTGGGCTTTCTAAATCAGCTCGCCCCCGGCCTCAAGGCGCTTCCAATCATGCACGTGACCCCGGGCCTCATTGTTCCGCCGGGGCATCCGCTTGCCCAACGCAGCCGAATCCGCCTCGCGGATCTTGCCGACGAAAAATTGGTGTTGCTCAGGCTTGAGCCCGCCTACACCATCATCAAGCGCCTGCTGGATTCCCGAGGGGTGGGGCATACGGTTAGGGCGGCGTACCGCAGCGTGGAAAACATCAAGTCCGCCGTGGCCGCGGGGCAGGCCGTGGGTTTGCTGTATTCAATAGGCCCGGACTTGCGCAATGCTGAAGGGCAGCCGCTATCAGTCATAGCCATCGAGGACCTCGAACTGGATAACGCGCTGAGCATCATGATCCCCGATTTCATGGAACCTGCGCCGGTGCTCGACAATCTGGCCGAGGCTGTGCGGACTATCACCCTAGGCTCGCCCCACACCCGATTGGTTGACCCGAGCGAATACCAGTGGGTCAGGCGCCCGTTGGAGTAA
- a CDS encoding YidH family protein: protein MSSTPPTSQNAAVGDSETDDGRSALTRAFFPDGSEPDPRFTLANERTFLAWTRTSLAFLAAGVALEAFPINGLSEVLRTALAIVVLVVGVFIAGGAAVRWLRVERAMRRSQPLPAPAIVPFLSAAALGAGVTAIIIFLGF, encoded by the coding sequence ATGAGTAGTACGCCTCCCACCTCCCAGAACGCCGCTGTGGGCGATTCCGAGACGGACGATGGCCGCTCCGCGCTGACGCGGGCATTCTTCCCGGACGGTTCCGAGCCCGATCCGCGTTTTACCCTCGCTAATGAGCGCACCTTCCTGGCTTGGACCCGCACCTCTCTGGCGTTTCTCGCCGCCGGCGTGGCCCTGGAGGCCTTCCCGATTAACGGGCTCTCCGAGGTGCTGCGAACCGCCCTTGCCATTGTGGTGCTCGTGGTGGGCGTCTTCATCGCCGGTGGCGCCGCCGTGCGTTGGCTGCGGGTGGAGCGCGCCATGCGCCGCAGCCAGCCGCTGCCGGCCCCGGCGATCGTGCCCTTCCTCTCCGCGGCCGCTCTGGGGGCCGGAGTCACCGCCATCATCATTTTCTTGGGCTTTTAG
- a CDS encoding DUF202 domain-containing protein, with product MAKIPYSYAARRRPLDVPWHEDVGVQPERTALAWTRTAISLAVVSSVFLRWAREFGPWMLLIICGYMISAALIVVTSRRRYSLGVHGIIKEKVQPNTLAVVMMTASSIIMGLLTLILVITH from the coding sequence ATGGCAAAGATCCCATACTCCTACGCCGCACGGAGGCGGCCTCTGGATGTGCCTTGGCATGAGGACGTGGGCGTGCAGCCCGAGCGCACCGCGCTCGCCTGGACTCGCACCGCGATTTCGCTAGCCGTGGTCTCCAGCGTCTTCCTGCGCTGGGCGCGCGAGTTTGGCCCGTGGATGCTCCTTATCATCTGCGGCTATATGATTTCCGCCGCGCTTATCGTGGTTACCTCGCGGCGGCGTTATTCGTTAGGGGTCCACGGGATCATCAAGGAAAAGGTCCAGCCCAACACCCTGGCGGTGGTTATGATGACGGCCTCCAGCATCATCATGGGGCTGCTGACGCTCATCCTGGTGATCACTCACTAA
- a CDS encoding maleylpyruvate isomerase family mycothiol-dependent enzyme: MVNFHNLPISERLTLTRRGTAFYSGQLALIGNHEFGDPTLLEDWDVAHLAAHVAYNANALCNLMHWASTGEETPMYSSPEARNREIEFGSTLIPDAIRNLHDHTLVRLDVAWRDADDAAWSSEVRTAQGRTVQASETLWMRTREVWLHAIDLNKTGNFSDVPRVILETLVPEIVQKWRSNGDGAGLVLIDSDSGNSYEASETASIEIHGTLAGLARWASGRGDAGVESPQGKVPSPPRWL, encoded by the coding sequence ATGGTTAACTTCCACAATCTACCGATAAGTGAAAGGCTTACCCTCACACGCCGGGGCACCGCCTTCTACTCTGGCCAGCTAGCTTTAATCGGCAACCACGAGTTCGGCGATCCCACTCTCTTAGAGGACTGGGACGTAGCACACCTAGCCGCGCACGTCGCCTACAACGCTAACGCGTTGTGCAACCTCATGCACTGGGCTAGCACTGGTGAGGAAACCCCCATGTACTCCTCTCCGGAGGCACGAAATCGGGAAATTGAGTTTGGTTCTACCCTTATCCCAGATGCAATTCGCAACTTGCACGACCACACACTCGTGCGCCTCGATGTAGCATGGCGCGATGCCGACGATGCAGCATGGTCAAGCGAGGTTCGTACCGCTCAGGGACGAACTGTACAGGCTTCTGAGACACTGTGGATGCGCACCCGTGAAGTCTGGCTTCATGCTATCGATTTGAATAAGACTGGCAATTTCTCTGATGTCCCACGAGTAATATTAGAGACGCTGGTTCCAGAAATCGTACAAAAGTGGCGCAGCAACGGTGATGGAGCAGGACTAGTCTTGATCGACTCCGATTCCGGCAATAGCTACGAAGCTAGCGAGACCGCATCGATTGAGATTCACGGAACCCTAGCCGGCTTAGCTCGGTGGGCCTCAGGACGCGGTGACGCCGGCGTAGAATCGCCGCAGGGCAAGGTGCCTTCACCTCCGCGTTGGCTTTAG
- a CDS encoding fumarylacetoacetate hydrolase family protein, with protein MRLATIRRNDLTVAARVESETTAIVIDGYPDLGALLQEEKWEQIAADAAGEEITFTKTDLAPVVPAPKKIVCVGLNYANHIKEMGRELPEFPTLFVKFPDALVGPYDDVNVPDYANSALDWEGELAVIVGKRARRVAESEAEEYIAGYAVMNDYTTRDYQYRTLQWHQGKSLEKSAGFGPWMTTKDSFEFGGELATYLEDEKVQSTPTDDLVFTPAKLIEYISHIYPLDAGDVIITGTPGGVGHARDPKKYIQDGNVTRVTIEGLGEVANKTVFE; from the coding sequence ATGCGTCTTGCAACTATTCGTCGTAACGATTTGACCGTCGCCGCTCGCGTCGAGTCCGAGACCACCGCGATTGTAATCGATGGCTATCCGGACTTAGGCGCCCTGCTCCAAGAGGAAAAGTGGGAGCAGATTGCTGCGGACGCTGCCGGCGAAGAAATCACCTTTACTAAAACCGATCTTGCGCCCGTAGTCCCAGCTCCAAAGAAGATTGTTTGTGTAGGCTTAAACTACGCAAACCACATCAAGGAAATGGGCCGCGAATTGCCAGAGTTCCCAACCCTGTTTGTAAAATTCCCCGACGCACTCGTCGGCCCCTACGATGATGTTAACGTTCCTGACTACGCTAACAGTGCGCTTGACTGGGAAGGCGAGTTGGCAGTCATCGTGGGTAAGCGTGCCCGCCGCGTAGCTGAATCCGAAGCTGAGGAATACATCGCTGGTTACGCAGTAATGAATGACTACACCACCCGCGACTACCAGTACCGCACCCTGCAATGGCATCAAGGCAAGTCCTTGGAGAAGTCTGCAGGCTTTGGCCCTTGGATGACTACCAAGGACTCCTTCGAATTTGGCGGTGAGTTGGCTACCTACCTCGAAGACGAAAAAGTTCAGTCTACCCCGACCGATGATCTAGTCTTCACCCCAGCCAAGCTGATCGAGTACATTTCTCATATTTACCCACTGGATGCCGGCGACGTGATCATTACGGGTACTCCGGGAGGCGTGGGCCACGCACGCGACCCCAAGAAGTACATCCAGGATGGCAACGTCACCCGCGTGACCATTGAGGGCCTAGGCGAAGTAGCCAACAAGACTGTATTCGAGTAA
- a CDS encoding cupin domain-containing protein gives MADSDYSNKHVEFKVPEPTPEEAAELETMYQKMDETYLKPLWRQIGGLMPNTPEPAAVAHKWVWADLIKLARRSGELVPVGRGGERRALGFANPGLGGNTYISPTLWAAIQYLAPGENAPEHRHSQNAFRFVIEGEGVWTVVNGDAVPMKRGDLLLTPGWNFHGHHNIATEPMAWLDGLDIPFQHQMDTGFFEYGSEALTDESTPEFSRSEKLWAHPGLRPLAFPGQTSSSPIGRYSWAHTDAALNDQLALEDAGFPGVAGPGHAAIRYTNPTTGGDVMSTIRCEFHRLRPSAETEPTHEVGNRVFQVFEGTGTINVGEKSFEVAKGDVVNIPSWQKWSVQADTDGLDLFCFSDFPIFEKLDLARVFIPKGI, from the coding sequence ATGGCAGATAGCGATTATTCCAACAAACATGTGGAATTCAAGGTTCCCGAGCCCACCCCTGAAGAGGCTGCAGAACTGGAAACCATGTACCAAAAGATGGATGAGACCTACCTCAAGCCTTTATGGCGCCAGATTGGCGGTCTCATGCCTAATACCCCAGAGCCTGCCGCAGTAGCCCACAAGTGGGTCTGGGCGGACCTCATCAAACTCGCGCGGCGCTCCGGCGAACTAGTCCCTGTAGGACGTGGCGGCGAGCGTAGGGCACTGGGCTTTGCCAACCCCGGCCTAGGTGGGAATACCTATATCTCCCCGACTCTGTGGGCCGCGATCCAGTACCTTGCACCTGGAGAGAATGCTCCAGAGCACCGCCATTCCCAGAATGCTTTCCGCTTCGTCATCGAAGGCGAGGGCGTATGGACGGTGGTCAACGGTGATGCAGTGCCGATGAAACGAGGCGATCTCCTACTGACTCCTGGCTGGAACTTCCACGGCCATCATAATATCGCCACCGAACCAATGGCCTGGCTCGACGGACTAGATATCCCCTTCCAGCACCAAATGGACACCGGATTTTTCGAGTATGGCTCTGAGGCCTTGACTGACGAGTCCACACCTGAGTTCTCACGCTCGGAAAAGCTATGGGCCCACCCAGGCTTACGCCCATTGGCATTCCCTGGCCAGACCTCTTCCTCCCCAATCGGCCGCTATTCTTGGGCGCATACGGACGCCGCACTTAATGACCAACTTGCACTCGAGGATGCTGGGTTCCCCGGCGTTGCAGGCCCTGGCCATGCTGCAATCCGCTACACCAACCCCACCACCGGTGGCGACGTAATGAGCACGATTCGATGCGAGTTTCACCGCCTCCGGCCTTCTGCAGAGACCGAGCCGACCCACGAGGTGGGCAATCGCGTGTTCCAGGTCTTCGAGGGCACCGGTACTATCAACGTTGGAGAAAAGTCCTTCGAAGTAGCCAAGGGTGACGTTGTAAATATTCCATCCTGGCAAAAGTGGTCAGTTCAGGCCGACACCGATGGCCTAGATCTGTTCTGTTTCTCCGATTTCCCAATTTTTGAAAAGCTCGACTTGGCTCGAGTATTCATTCCGAAAGGTATCTAA
- a CDS encoding IclR family transcriptional regulator, with protein sequence MRSVDLCLILLQQLNSAGEVKISEVAREYGVSQSTVHRSLAMLVYRGFAVPTIAHTYLAGPALNTSTLTPRLGMQLSKIARPYLQLMTAATGETTHLTITRGRKTHFIDTVDGIKAVRVGSRKGQVVPAENNSGGLACLAELSSREQRELYKDWTLEDFKQLRRKLRRVRERGFSVNNQMAEKDVSAVGAALVNDMGDVLGAVTISMPSIRFSEMSALASETLRTYATELNLQLADFVHPTSPTTTPNQG encoded by the coding sequence ATGCGTAGCGTGGACCTTTGCCTGATACTTCTTCAGCAGCTCAACAGTGCGGGGGAGGTTAAGATTTCCGAAGTAGCCAGGGAATATGGGGTCAGCCAATCCACGGTTCACCGCTCCTTAGCAATGCTGGTTTACCGCGGCTTTGCGGTGCCGACCATCGCCCACACCTACCTGGCAGGGCCAGCGCTCAATACCAGCACGCTCACCCCCAGACTCGGAATGCAGTTGTCCAAGATAGCCCGCCCCTACCTGCAACTCATGACTGCAGCCACTGGAGAGACAACTCATCTGACCATCACACGGGGACGCAAGACCCACTTCATTGACACGGTTGACGGAATCAAAGCCGTACGCGTTGGGTCACGAAAAGGCCAGGTTGTTCCTGCTGAGAATAATTCCGGGGGCCTCGCCTGCCTTGCGGAACTATCCTCCCGTGAGCAACGGGAGTTATACAAAGACTGGACTTTGGAGGACTTTAAGCAATTACGGCGGAAACTACGCCGCGTACGCGAACGCGGTTTCTCAGTCAACAACCAGATGGCAGAGAAAGACGTATCCGCCGTCGGTGCCGCGCTCGTCAATGATATGGGGGACGTGTTAGGAGCAGTCACCATATCGATGCCCAGCATACGTTTCTCCGAAATGTCAGCGCTAGCTTCTGAAACGCTACGAACTTATGCCACCGAACTCAATCTCCAACTGGCGGATTTTGTACACCCTACTTCCCCCACCACCACACCCAACCAGGGTTAA
- a CDS encoding MFS transporter — MTTTQSTRTNGFTLLGISGRPLAAVLLGWFFVIFDGYDLIVYGTVQTRLIELWGITDGQAGTIGSTAFIGMALGAIVVGRLSDAIGRKKAIILSVLILSVFTTLCALAPNPWVFGALRFLAGLGLGGLVPSVNVMVSELVPHERMAAWSTVMMSGVPLGGSIAAILAQYIVPSSEYWGWRAMFLVALIALVVGLPLALKVFPNDAEMRALNGRPARVITTAPEATASSVSSDRPTTEVQPKFSTLFSAKYRVITFWFTAATFVTLFTWYGLGTWLPRLMQTEGYDFGAALRFTLALNLGAVLGSVITAWAGDKFGPIRAGIVAALLAGCALMLLLTYPPVWAVYVILIFAGVGTHGTQILIIAAVTQSYPNLMRGTALGWAMGVGRIGAVIAPQLAGLLLQWGLGARSNFLLFAAMALISFSCLLIINAILSKRQRSVA; from the coding sequence ATGACTACGACACAATCTACCCGGACTAACGGGTTTACGTTGCTGGGTATTTCCGGCCGTCCCCTGGCGGCAGTGTTGCTCGGCTGGTTCTTTGTAATTTTCGATGGTTATGATCTCATTGTCTACGGAACGGTCCAGACTCGGCTTATTGAGCTATGGGGCATCACCGATGGTCAGGCTGGCACCATTGGCTCCACCGCCTTTATCGGCATGGCGTTGGGAGCTATTGTGGTGGGACGTTTATCTGACGCGATTGGCCGTAAGAAGGCCATTATTCTGTCAGTTTTAATTCTTTCCGTTTTCACTACATTATGTGCGCTGGCACCAAATCCCTGGGTGTTCGGTGCTCTGCGCTTCCTTGCTGGCTTAGGCTTAGGCGGTTTAGTTCCTTCTGTGAACGTCATGGTGTCTGAACTAGTACCTCACGAGCGTATGGCGGCTTGGTCCACGGTAATGATGTCCGGCGTTCCGTTGGGTGGCTCTATTGCCGCCATATTGGCTCAGTACATCGTGCCATCTTCCGAATATTGGGGTTGGCGTGCAATGTTCCTCGTTGCCCTGATTGCGCTTGTTGTGGGTTTGCCGCTCGCGCTGAAGGTATTTCCGAATGATGCTGAGATGCGCGCGCTGAATGGCCGCCCGGCAAGAGTTATCACTACGGCACCTGAAGCCACTGCCTCTTCCGTGTCGTCCGATCGCCCAACGACTGAGGTGCAGCCTAAGTTCTCCACACTTTTCTCTGCAAAGTACCGTGTAATCACCTTCTGGTTTACTGCCGCAACTTTCGTGACTCTCTTTACCTGGTATGGCCTAGGTACCTGGCTACCACGGCTTATGCAGACGGAAGGCTACGACTTTGGTGCAGCCCTGCGCTTTACGCTTGCTCTTAACCTGGGTGCCGTGTTGGGCTCCGTGATCACTGCCTGGGCGGGGGACAAGTTCGGCCCTATTCGCGCAGGTATCGTTGCAGCTTTGCTCGCTGGCTGCGCGTTGATGTTGCTGTTGACATATCCGCCGGTATGGGCCGTTTACGTGATTCTAATTTTTGCTGGTGTGGGAACGCATGGAACCCAGATTCTCATCATCGCTGCAGTGACCCAGTCCTACCCGAACCTCATGCGAGGTACTGCACTTGGATGGGCAATGGGCGTGGGGCGCATCGGTGCTGTCATAGCCCCGCAACTGGCGGGTCTATTACTGCAGTGGGGCCTAGGTGCACGCTCAAACTTCCTACTATTTGCTGCCATGGCTCTGATTTCCTTTAGCTGCCTGCTGATAATTAATGCCATATTGTCCAAGCGTCAGCGCAGCGTCGCCTAA
- a CDS encoding FAD-dependent monooxygenase, with amino-acid sequence MYTSPISSELAGQKVIISGGGIGGAACAVAMALRGAEVELYERAAEFREVGAGIQIGPHGWRMLKQFGLEKEMVDLGFLPKRMVFKDAISTEDLLTLNFDDEFEAHYAGRYLVIHRSDLLGLLVEAAQALGAKLYNGVTVTGAENTENGAVATLEWAASDGPNTAEGDIFVAYDGIHSVHRKRFVDDVPVGSGYVAYRGTSDRSEDTEMSALEDVVGFIGPKVHFIQYPLRGGKLLNQVAVFESPRYLEGLQSDDIPEDWGNNDEFRGAFGHTNEFIQGRLDHMWLHTWWQMSDREPLMEWADGNIIVMGDAAHPPLQYLASGAVMAIEDAEALASYAADAVNSGTLVWSEVLKEVEAERGPRCARIQTTGRFWGELWHVDGLARLTRNELFRSINVTGWTKYADWLWKYDVADRHYIKNPEAGQLPKEIADWRYRVGEIAKNI; translated from the coding sequence ATGTACACCTCCCCGATTTCTAGCGAATTAGCTGGCCAGAAGGTCATTATCTCTGGTGGAGGCATTGGCGGTGCAGCCTGCGCCGTGGCGATGGCTTTGCGAGGCGCCGAAGTGGAGCTTTACGAGCGCGCCGCGGAATTCCGGGAAGTGGGTGCTGGAATCCAGATCGGTCCCCACGGATGGCGTATGTTGAAGCAGTTTGGCCTCGAGAAGGAAATGGTCGACCTAGGCTTTCTTCCGAAGCGCATGGTGTTTAAGGACGCCATCAGCACCGAAGACCTCTTGACCCTGAATTTCGATGACGAGTTCGAGGCTCACTATGCCGGCCGCTACTTGGTCATCCACCGCTCCGACCTACTTGGACTACTAGTAGAGGCCGCACAAGCACTTGGAGCTAAGCTCTACAATGGAGTGACCGTTACCGGCGCTGAGAATACGGAGAATGGTGCGGTAGCCACACTCGAGTGGGCCGCCAGTGATGGCCCGAACACTGCAGAGGGGGATATCTTCGTAGCCTACGACGGCATCCACTCCGTTCACCGCAAACGCTTCGTAGATGATGTCCCCGTGGGGTCCGGGTACGTGGCTTACCGCGGCACGTCTGATCGTTCCGAGGATACCGAAATGTCCGCTCTCGAAGACGTGGTCGGATTCATTGGTCCGAAGGTCCACTTCATTCAATACCCTCTGCGCGGTGGCAAGCTCCTTAACCAAGTGGCTGTGTTCGAATCTCCGCGTTACCTAGAGGGACTGCAGTCCGACGATATTCCGGAGGACTGGGGTAATAACGACGAGTTCCGCGGCGCCTTTGGCCATACCAATGAGTTCATTCAGGGCCGTCTTGACCACATGTGGCTTCATACTTGGTGGCAGATGTCCGACCGGGAACCACTTATGGAGTGGGCCGATGGCAATATCATCGTGATGGGTGATGCGGCTCATCCACCGCTGCAGTATCTTGCTTCGGGCGCAGTGATGGCCATTGAGGATGCTGAGGCGCTAGCCTCCTACGCCGCCGATGCTGTCAACAGTGGCACCCTGGTTTGGTCTGAGGTGCTTAAAGAGGTGGAAGCCGAGCGTGGCCCACGCTGTGCGCGCATCCAGACTACTGGTCGTTTCTGGGGCGAGTTGTGGCACGTCGACGGCCTTGCCCGTTTGACACGCAACGAGCTATTCCGCTCAATCAATGTAACTGGATGGACGAAATACGCAGACTGGCTATGGAAGTACGATGTCGCAGACCGCCATTACATTAAGAATCCTGAGGCCGGTCAGCTGCCGAAAGAAATCGCTGACTGGCGCTACCGCGTCGGTGAAATCGCTAAGAATATTTAA
- a CDS encoding YczE/YyaS/YitT family protein → MKLASPRRLLISIVGLIVLMGGIAVTTKAGLGTTAVASPQYALSLIGGLSFGGWFFVISAVFLVIQLITLRGEFPRSGWLQIPATLISSPALDIWMWALGWLNPTNYIAQLAVVLLGTFILGLGVALVAAANYIYVPNEGITNLIATQLRISFPKAKAIFDATLLTFALALSAFVLHHFEVVREATVITLFALSPIVGIMLPYTKKLVADEAK, encoded by the coding sequence ATGAAGCTAGCCTCACCGCGCCGCCTTTTAATCTCGATCGTCGGTCTCATCGTGCTCATGGGTGGTATCGCAGTAACCACTAAGGCTGGCTTGGGCACCACGGCGGTCGCTTCGCCCCAATACGCTCTCTCACTTATTGGCGGATTGAGCTTCGGCGGCTGGTTCTTTGTCATCAGCGCCGTTTTTCTCGTAATTCAGCTCATTACGCTGCGAGGCGAATTCCCGCGCTCGGGCTGGTTGCAGATTCCGGCCACGCTCATATCATCACCCGCACTCGATATCTGGATGTGGGCGCTGGGTTGGCTAAATCCCACCAACTACATTGCCCAGCTTGCAGTAGTCTTACTGGGGACTTTCATACTGGGCTTAGGGGTTGCACTGGTGGCCGCGGCGAATTACATTTACGTACCCAATGAGGGCATAACAAACCTGATTGCCACTCAGCTACGGATTTCTTTCCCGAAGGCCAAGGCAATTTTCGATGCTACCTTGCTCACATTTGCGCTTGCCCTATCCGCATTCGTCCTTCATCACTTCGAGGTGGTGCGCGAGGCGACCGTAATCACGCTATTCGCCCTCTCCCCAATCGTAGGCATTATGCTGCCTTACACGAAGAAGCTCGTCGCTGACGAGGCTAAATAA